Below is a genomic region from Candidatus Angelobacter sp..
GGACGGCCTGGCGTGGCGTTAATTGATAAAACGACGGAAGGAATCGATTCAATTGATGACGACAGAGAGGCGTGGCGGCGTTTAAAACGCGTGACGCGAATCCGGGAGGAATCCCGGGTGCGGGCCCGCAAAACGGCCTTCGCGGCCGGGTCTCCTTCAATAAAGCCAGTTGAAGACCTGGAAGGCGCCCCAGCCCAGGGCGGCGCCGGCGGGCAAATCAATCACATAATGCTGTTTGGTGAACAAGCAGCTCGCAGCGATGAGCAGCGGGAAGAGGAACGCCCAATGGCCGAGGCTCGACTGCAGGTGCAGCGCCGTCAGCATCGCGACCGACGTGTGCATGCTGGGGAAGCTGTTGGAGCGCCCGTCAAACGTCTGCACGAAGGCCAGGAAGCGTTCGGAAGGCCCGCTTTGCCGGTTGCAGGCGCGCCACGC
It encodes:
- a CDS encoding phosphatase PAP2 family protein gives rise to the protein YYPVILYINLVIQSPRQFLYVAMSYTLLLGLQMIFFTFFPVATPEAWRACNRQSGPSERFLAFVQTFDGRSNSFPSMHTSVAMLTALHLQSSLGHWAFLFPLLIAASCLFTKQHYVIDLPAGAALGWGAFQVFNWLY